The following are encoded together in the Daucus carota subsp. sativus chromosome 5, DH1 v3.0, whole genome shotgun sequence genome:
- the LOC108223537 gene encoding farnesol kinase, chloroplastic → MFSDNALAGDICATVITAAVASCVLRLWEETAKRGIFEQKVNRKMVHISFGLVFMLCWPMYSSGHQGALFAALIPGLNIVKMLLMGLGIWKDEATVKSMSRFGDYRELLKGPLYYVLTISIACTVYWRSSPITIAAICNLCAGDGVADIIGRKFGSQKLPYNSDKSIAGSVAMLIAGFIASVGYMHYFSSFGYLEESWEMVLGFFVASFASTLVESHPLSTVLDDNLTVGLATLVVGSFVF, encoded by the exons ATGTTTTCCGATAATGCGCTGGCCGGTGATATATGTGCTACTGTCATTACAGCTGCTGTTGCTTCTTGTGTTCTTCGACTTTGGGAAGAAACTGCCAAGCGAGGCATTTTCGAGCAG aAAGTTAACAGGAAGATGGTGCATATAAGCTTTGGTTTAGTATTCATGCTTTGCTGGCCGATGTACAG TTCCGGTCATCAAGGAGCACTTTTTGCAGCTCTCATCCCTGGACTGAACATTGTTAAAATGCTTCTTATGGGATTAGGAATATGGAAAGACGAGGCTACGGTTAAATCCATGAGCAGATTTGGAGACTACAG GGAACTTCTGAAGGGTCCCCTATACTATGTTTTAACTATTTCTATAGCTTGCACGGTTTATTGGAGAAGTTCCCCAATTACAATTGCAGCAATTTGCAACCTCTGTGCTGGAGATG GAGTGGCTGACATCATCGGAAGGAAGTTTGGAAGCCAAAAGCTCCCTTACAACAGTGATAAATCCATTGCTGGTAGTGTTGCAATGCTTATTGCTGGTTTCATCGCGTCTGTCGG GTACATGCATTATTTCTCCTCATTTGGCTACCTCGAGGAGAGTTGGGAAATGGTTCTCGGTTTCTTTGTTGCTTCTTTTGCATCGACGCTCGTAGAATCCCACCCTTTAAGCACAGTGCTGGATGATAATCTAACAGTTGGCCTTGCCACTTTAGTGGTAGGAAGTTTTGTGTTCTAG
- the LOC108222368 gene encoding pyruvate decarboxylase 2, with protein sequence MAESAEVAPSDANLGRHLAQRLVQIGVEDIFTVPGDFNLTLLDHLIAEPKLKNIGCCNELNAGYAADGYARQRGVGACVVTFTVGGLSVINAIAGAYSENLPVVCIVGGPNSNDFGTNRILHHTIGIPDFGQELHCFRSVTCYQAVVANLEDAHEQVDRAIATCLKESKPVYISISCNLPGIPHSTFTRIPIPFAISPRCSNKAGLEAAVDAAAAFLNKSVKPVMVGGPKLRVSQAQEAFMELADASGYAVSVMPSAKGHVGEQHPHFIGTYWGAVSTAFCAEIVESADAYLFVGPIFNDYSSVGYSLLVKKEKAVIVQPDRVVVANGPAFGCVLMKDFLRELATKIKKNETAYENYHRIFVSEGQPLKAEPQEALRVNVLFQHIQKMLTSNTAVIAETGDSWFNCQKLKLPDGCGYEFQMQYGSIGWSVGATLGYAQSVPGKRVISCIGDGSFQVTCQDISTMIRNDQKSIIFLINNGGYTIEVEIHDGPYNVIKNWNYTALVDAIHNGEGNCWTMRVKTEEELIQAIDTSLGDKKDCLCFIEVIVHKDDTSKELLEWGSRVASANSRPPNPQ encoded by the exons ATGGCAGAGTCCGCAGAGGTAGCTCCCTCAGATGCCAATCTCGGTCGCCACCTCGCTCAGCGTCTCGTTCAAATCGGCGTCGAAGACATTTTTACAGTGCCCGGTGACTTCAACCTCACGTTACTTGATCACCTTATTGCAGAGCCGAAGCTGAAAAATATTGGCTGTTGCAATGAGCTGAATGCAGGCTATGCAGCTGACGGATATGCTCGTCAGAGAGGCGTGGGGGCTTGTGTTGTCACGTTTACGGTTGGGGGGCTTAGTGTGATCAACGCGATTGCAGGTGCTTATAGTGAGAATCTCCCGGTGGTTTGTATTGTAGGAGGTCCGAATTCTAATGACTTCGGGACTAATAGGATTCTGCATCATACTATTGGAATTCCGGATTTTGGCCAGGAGTTGCATTGTTTTAGATCTGTTACATGTTATCAG GCTGTTGTTGCTAATCTAGAAGACGCGCATGAACAAGTAGACCGTGCAATAGCTACTTGCCTCAAAGAAAGCAAGCCTGTTTATATCAGCATTAGTTGCAATCTCCCGGGCATCCCTCATTCCACATTTACCAGAATTCCCATTCCATTTGCAATTTCCCCCCG GTGTAGCAATAAAGCCGGGCTAGAAGCTGCAGTAGATGCTGCAGCTGCATTTCTTAACAAGTCAGTGAAGCCAGTAATGGTTGGAGGGCCGAAACTCAGAGTGTCCCAGGCCCAGGAAGCGTTTATGGAATTAGCAGATGCATCAGGATACGCTGTATCAGTAATGCCATCAGCTAAAGGGCATGTCGGGGAGCAACATCCACATTTTATTGGTACTTACTGGGGTGCAGTTAGCACTGCATTTTGTGCTGAGATTGTTGAATCAGCAGACGCCTACCTATTTGTTGGTCCTATATTTAATGACTACAGCTCTGTCGGATACTCACTCTTAGTCAAAAAAGAGAAGGCTGTTATTGTGCAACCAGATCGCGTAGTGGTTGCTAATGGCCCTGCCTTTGGTTGCGTTTTAATGAAGGATTTTCTGAGGGAGCTTGCTAcgaagattaagaaaaatgaaacGGCTTATGAGAACTATCATCGGATTTTTGTTTCTGAAGGACAACCACTGAAAGCTGAGCCTCAGGAGGCTCTGAGAGTAAATGTTTTGTTCCAGCATATTCAGAAGATGCTGACGAGCAACACGGCTGTGATTGCAGAGACAGGTGACTCGTGGTTTAATTGTCAAAAGTTAAAACTGCCTGATGGTTGTGG GTATGAATTCCAAATGCAGTATGGTTCAATAGGATGGTCTGTTGGTGCCACCCTTGGTTATGCACAATCAGTTCCTGGGAAGCGTGTCATTTCTTGCATTGGAGATGGTAGTTTCCAG GTAACTTGTCAAGATATTTCAACAATGATACGAAACGATCAAAAGAGCATTATATTCTTGATTAACAATGGTGGATACACAATAGAAGTTGAGATTCATGACGGGCCATACAATGTCATTAAGAACTGGAATTACACTGCCCTTGTGGATGCTATACATAATGGCGAGGGCAATTGTTGGACAATGCGG GTAAAGACTGAAGAGGAGCTTATTCAAGCTATCGACACATCGTTAGGAGACAAGAAAGATTGTCTGTGTTTTATAGAAGTGATTGTGCATAAAGATGATACCAGCAAAGAGCTGCTGGAATGGGGATCAAGAGTTGCTTCTGCTAATAGTCGCCCTCCTAATCCTCAGTAG
- the LOC108220811 gene encoding internal alternative NAD(P)H-ubiquinone oxidoreductase A2, mitochondrial produces MHWLIKTLTRVSKSTTNKTKLDTLLFSRHFTSIATAETAELGPTKAGEKPRVVVLGSGWAGCRLMKDIDTSIYDVVCVSPRNHMVFTPLLASTCVGTLEFRSVAEHIGRIQPAISTEPGSYLFLANCTALDTQKHQVHCQTVTDGLAKLDPRKFRISYDKLIIASGAEASTFGINGVKEHAIFLREVHDAQEIRRKLLLNLMMSDVPGVSDEEKRRLLHCVVVGGGPTGVEFSGELSDFIMRDVHQRYAHVKDYIHVTLIEANEILSSFDDRLRKYATKQLTKSGVRLVRGIVKDVQPQNIVLTDGTTVPYGLLVWSTGVGPSPFVQALDIPKAPGGRIGIDEWLRVPSAPDVFSIGDCCGYLESTGKPTLPALAQVAERQGLYLAKVLNTIGKAGGGYANAAQEMELGKPFVYKHLGSMATVGRYKALVDLRQSKEGKGVSMAGFVSWFIWRSAYFSRLVSWRNKLYVAVNWATTGAFGRDISRL; encoded by the exons ATGCATTGGCTCATCAAGACTCTTACCAGAGTCTCCAAGTCCACCACCAACAAAACCAAACTAGACACCCTCCTCTTCTCACGCCATTTCACTTCCATTGCCACTGCAGAAACGGCCGAGTTAGGTCCCACAAAGGCCGGCGAGAAGCCCCGGGTGGTGGTCCTGGGGTCCGGATGGGCTGGTTGCAGGCTCATGAAGGACATTGACACCAGCATTTATGATGTTGTCTGTGTTTCTCCTAGGAACCATATGGTTTTCACGCCTCTTCTGGCTTCCACTTGCGTAGGCACGCTAGAATTTCGGTCCGTAGCTGAGCATATAGGCCGCATACAACCTGCCATTTCAACCGAGCCTGGCTCATATTTGTTCCTGGCTAATTGCACAGCTCTTGATACTCAGAAGCACCAG GTGCATTGCCAAACTGTAACCGATGGATTAGCAAAGCTGGATCCAAGGAAGTTCAGAATCTCATACGACAAGTTGATTATAGCCTCTGGAGCTGAAGCTTCCACTTTTGGAATCAATGGTGTGAAAGAGCATGCCATTTTTCTACGCGAAGTTCATGATGCTCAGGAGATCCGAAGAAAGTTGCTACTTAACTTGATGATGTCTGATGTTCCTG GAGTTAGTGATGAAGAAAAGCGTAGGCTTCTGCACTGTGTTGTGGTTGGAGGTGGTCCAACAGGAGTTGAGTTCAGTGGTGAATTGAGTGACTTTATTATGAGGGATGTTCACCAAAGATATGCTCATGTAAAAGATTACATCCATGTTACACTAATTGAG GCTAATGAGATACTGTCATCCTTTGATGACCGTCTCCGGAAATATGCAACTAAGCAGTTAACCAAG TCAGGAGTCCGTCTTGTCCGGGGAATTGTGAAGGATGTTCAACCTCAAAACATAGTTCTCACTGACGGAACAACTGTTCCATACGGTCTGTTAGTATGGTCTACCGGTGTTGGTCCCTCCCCTTTTGTACAAGCTCTGGACATACCAAAAGCACCCGGAGGGAG GATTGGAATTGATGAGTGGCTGCGTGTTCCCTCAGCCCCAGACGTGTTCTCCATTGGTGACTGCTGCGGGTACCTTGAAAGTACAGGAAAACCAACCCTTCCAGCCTTGGCACAG GTTGCAGAGCGTCAGGGATTATATCTAGCAAAAGTACTGAACACGATAGGTAAAGCCGGGGGAGGTTATGCAAATGCTGCACAAGAGATGGAATTAGGCAAGCCTTTTGTGTATAAACATTTAGGAAGCATGGCAACTGTTGGCAGATACAAAGCTCTTGTTGACCTTAGGCAGAGCAAG GAAGGAAAAGGGGTATCGATGGCAGGGTTCGTTAGTTGGTTTATATGGAGGTCTGCGTACTTTTCACGCCTGGTGAGCTGGAGGAACAAGTTATATGTTGCAGTTAACTGGGCTACAACTGGTGCATTTGGACGCGATATAAGCCGATTGTAG
- the LOC108222275 gene encoding U-box domain-containing protein 44, with amino-acid sequence MTSSSSAIKSVLSFLSEICAINDSHDSWENPRKFASYAKRLHVVISQLVRSSLPEHLPASAKTSIKGIAENLKNVAASMEVYGKKSKIYVLIYCESLCLSLQEATVAIGGWLALLDSAIDEIVNPDLHKKIADLSNDMKQAQYRVTENEERVHHTLQKEGEGRPTSKIIQSAIVMDLARALGIDSNNPADLLEQVQLLKKDLACSSSVAERRILTSVERIVDNWSTETQNLAQTFDIDSDDDLHISPFKNFLCPLTKTVMKNPVVLESSLTYERAAISYWFDRCLEDGRDPTCPVTGQVLNSLEQKPNIGLAGAIEEWTNRNIENQIACAVQYLSEDSPSMEHVEKVFDNMHKITEENQLARYKVRIAGIDVLLVKFLKNFTKSMGSHVRSKGLMALLSIAKDEESKKTMLEEGVSRLTIHSLIGSSEIEREYAVRLLLELSSDEAYCAKIASEKGALVLLSSMAGNSEQPSLANLAEEVLRRMEGVEENIKHLAIAGRFEPLLNRLCEGSDDGKIEMACMVGSMTLTNSAKEQIASRSAKTLVDLLANPEGRTPSLRALHNLSCLDDNVTILVDSAVLPAITTIMFEIRDSSAEQKELAAAVIANIVSKPGQWELASADKERNLLQSESIISSLLGLLSLSSAQCQLSTLQILYGIAQSPHASESVMAHIKLCDGLKSIITFLDHAEVEHRTYAFRLTRLLSDRLGEDLANELKKSNKLHLIKNEILDTQATDGKRSDAACILANLPLSDAEVKDVLGVSFVGWIVATLKEQHRSSNLRTSRPISVMDEGLLGLLLHFTRSPDQESVNIIKEHRIMTIFCEQLVFSSKAKERKLAALGLKYLSETGRAISGGESEPQPPHGFCASLFFMCRRGSSKPSACLVHNSPCEEESQLCLLKGNCIKPLVDLLKDDDTSVQIAAVEALSTLALDTYSANFESVVDELERLGVVNAVFSLFIQARSGELQEKALWMVERMLRVENQTQKNALNQPLVRALVEAFKHGNTVTKKHAQDALTSLKQISGVSGKTSVQNRGRR; translated from the exons ATGACATCTTCCTCCTCAGCCATAAAATCAGTCCTCAGCTTTCTATCTGAAATCTGCGCGATCAACGACAGTCATGACTCCTGGGAGAATCCTAGGAAGTTTGCCAGTTACGCCAAGCGTCTACACGTAGTGATCAGTCAGCTAGTCAGGTCATCATTGCCTGAACATCTTCCAGCATCGGCTAAAACATCGATTAAAGGGATCGCggaaaatctaaaaaatgtgGCAGCAAGTATGGAAGTTTATGGAAAGAAGAGTAAGATATATGTTCTCATATACTGTGAATCATTGTGTTTGTCGTTACAGGAGGCCACTGTGGCCATCGGAGGATGGTTAGCGTTGCTTGATTCGGCTATTGATGAGATAGTTAATCCTGATCTTCATAAGAAGATTGCTGATCTTTCCAATGATATGAAACAAGCTCAGTACAGA GTTACAGAAAATGAAGAGAGGGTACACCACACACTGCAGAAAGAAGGAGAAGGAAGACCAACAAGTAAAATAATCCAGAGTGCTATCGTCATGGATTTAGCTCGAGCCCTCGGGATCGATTCCAATAATCCTGCTGACTTGCTAGAACAAGTCCAGTTACTCAAAAAAGATTTAGCCTGTTCCAGTTCAGTTGCAGAGAGGCGAATTTTAACATCTGTGGAAAGAATTGTGGATAACTGGTCTACTGAAACCCAAAATTTGGCTCAAACGTTTGATATTGATTCAGACGATGATTTACACATTTCACCGTTTAAGAACTTTCTGTGTCCATTAACTAAGACAGTTATGAAGAATCCAGTAGTGTTGGAGTCATCACTGACGTATGAGCGGGCTGCAATTTCTTACTGGTTTGATCGGTGTCTTGAAGATGGTCGTGATCCAACGTGCCCTGTTACTGGACAAGTCCTCAACTCACTGGAGCAGAAGCCTAATATTGGATTGGCTGGAGCAATCGAAGAGTGGACTAACAGAAATATAGAAAATCAGATTGCATGTGCTGTGCAGTATCTGAGTGAGGACTCTCCTTCTATGGAACATGTTGAGAAGGTTTTTGATAATATGCATAAAATAACAGAAGAGAATCAGTTGGCCAGATATAAAGTACGTATTGCTGGTATAGATGTTCTTTTAGTGAAATTTCTTAAGAATTTTACAAAAAGTATGGGATCTCATGTGAGAAGCAAAGGTTTAATGGCTTTGCTCAGCATTGCTAAGGATGAAGAAAGCAAG AAAACGATGCTTGAAGAGGGTGTTTCTAGATTGACTATACATAGCCTTATCGGAAGCTCAGAGATAGAAAGAGAGTATGCTGTAAGGTTATTACTTGAACTTTCAAGTGACGAAGCTTATTGTGCTAAAATTGCTTCTGAGAAAGGGGCGCTGGTTTTGCTCTCAAGCATGGCGGGTAATTCAGAGCAACCCTCTCTAGCTAATTTAGCCGAGGAAGTCTTGAGACGGATGGAAGGAGTAGAGGAGAACATTAAGCATTTAGCAATAGCTGGTAGGTTTGAACCTCTACTCAATAGACTCTGTGAAG GTTCTGATGATGGTAAAATAGAGATGGCTTGCATGGTCGGTAGCATGACCTTGACAAATAGCGCAAAGGAGCAAATTGCAAGCAGAAGCGCCAAGACACTTGTTGACTTGTTAGCTAATCCAGAAGGAAGAACCCCTAGCTTAAGAGCGCTGCATAATCTATCCTGTTTAGATGACAATGTAACAATACTTGTTGATTCAGCCGTACTTCCTGCTATTACAACTATAATGTTTGAAATTCGGGATTCATCAGCAGAGCAGAAGGAACTGGCTGCGGCTGTTATTGCAAATATAGTTTCTAAACCCGGGCAATGGGAATTAGCATCAGCCGACAAGGAGAGAAATCTATTGCAATCAGAATCTATAATCTCAAGTCTTCTTGGCCTTTTATCTCTTTCATCTGCTCAGTGCCAGTTATCTACTCTTCAGATTCTATATGGAATTGCACAATCTCCGCATGCATCAG AATCTGTCATGGCTCACATAAAGCTTTGTGATGGTCTCAAATCCATCATAACATTCCTTGATCACGCGGAGGTTGAGCACAGAACTTATGCTTTCAGACTCACAAGACTGCTCTCCGATAGGCTTGGAGAGGACCTGGCCAATGAacttaaaaaatcaaacaagctACACTTGATTAAAAATGAGATATTGGATACACAAGCAACTGATGGTAAGAGATCGGATGCTGCCTGCATACTAGCTAATCTTCCTCTTTCGGATGCTGAAGTAAAAGATGTCCTCGGAGTTAGTTTTGTTGGCTGGATTGTTGCTACACTCAAAGAACAGCACCGCAGCTCCAATTTGAGAACATCTCGACCCATCTCAGTTATGGACGAAGGGCTTCTTGGTCTCCTTCTGCACTTCACTAGGAGCCCAGATCAAGAATCAGTTAATATCATAAAAGAGCACCGTATTATGACCATTTTCTGTGAGCAGCTCGTTTTTAGCTCGAAAGCAAAAGAGAGAAAGTTGGCTGCACTAGGCTTAAAGTACCTGTCAGAAACAGGACGAGCAATTTCTGGTGGAGAATCAGAGCCACAACCTCCCCACGGCTTCTGCGCATCTCTATTCTTCATGTGTAGGAGAGGTTCTTCAAAGCCTTCTGCTTGTCTGGTTCACAATTCCCCATGTGAAGAAGAAAGCCAGTTGTGCTTGTTAAAGGGAAACTGcatcaaaccactagttgatcTCCTAAAGGACGACGATACCAGTGTTCAGATTGCTGCCGTGGAAGCCCTCTCCACACTAGCACTAGATACTTATAGTGCTAATTTTGAATCTGTTGTCGATGAGCTTGAACGTCTGGGTGTAGTCAATGCTGTGTTTTCGCTGTTCATTCAAGCCCGATCAGGAGAGCTTCAAGAGAAGGCTCTCTGGATGGTGGAAAGGATGTTAAGAGTCGAAAACCAGACCCAAAAGAATGCTCTGAACCAGCCTTTGGTTAGGGCATTGGTGGAAGCCTTTAAGCATGGAAATACAGTGACAAAGAAACATGCACAAGATGCTCTTACAAGTCTAAAACAGATATCAGGAGTTAGCGGAAAGACATCAGTTCAGAATCGAGGACGTAGGTAG
- the LOC108223139 gene encoding protein SMAX1-LIKE 6, translated as MPTPVSTARECLTEESARVLDDAVSVARRRSHSQTTSLHIISALLSMPNSTLKEACQRNRGGAYSPRLQLRALELSVGVSLDRLPSAKTQDESESLPPISNSLMAAIKRSQANQRRHPETFHLYQQTLNQTHQNGVVLSVKVELKHFVLSILDDPIVSRVLGEAGFRSSDLKISILQPPAQIRYPPPLFLCNLVNDESKRCRFSFPFAIESVDENSKRISEVLVKKNKKNPILIGFCAKDALKGFRESVKNGKVGVLDKKIEGLSSICIEDEVSEFVLKNGSEEMMGGKFDEVGDVLEKCRGCGVVVDFGELGVFVKGVSIEGLSYVVSRLSNLVRVYGEKIWLMGFAESYEIYMKFVERFPTIEKDWDLHMLPITASTPLNGGSYSKSSLLGSFVPFGGFFPAPPEINNLLESRSQSAPRCDMCNKKYEQEVSSVLKGGSTTSVAAQDQLNLPSWLQMDDIDKCKSANPSEVRDGGVQNARLAGLQRKWNDICQRLHHPRSLQQEMSKVGSLLPAVGSYHSDAKRKDDNGKDCLLNECIGADPCSCISSSFPKISSRPKQYMEIPVTSVAEIPVLQNQGTVEVSSIREPEMNHKEPSYPICSPLLQPGLTSSSSVTSSVTTDLGLGTLYASCEQEHRSSKSQDFKELPKVSWYIPAKISGDCTLTSANDSMQTSFRPSLGGQSDDKDFKYLWKVLSDTVGWQEEAISTISQTISSCRNGYGRLRGQTYKRDIWLSFLGPDKVGKRRIAGALAQISRGDLFSVDLDPVNCFSLQNSIFDYPDSSSNNLSIRGKTIVGYIAEKLSRKPYSIVLLENIDKADFITQRSLTQAIKTGRFPDSDGREINISNMIFVTTLSRDINVMEKGPPKFTENKVLGAKGLQMKIFVEGNAVDIPKTRSENVLLEPMKGTSNQVSVNKRKITDEIGNSPEVVNRFQKVSRTCLDLNLPVEDTEDDDYGACDSHSSSESSDVWLEDFLEQVDQKVVFKPFDFETLAQKILKNIEKSFRETIGFDILLEIDSEVMLQMLAAAWLSNERAVENWVEQVICKSFVEVKQKHHIASGSVLKLVALEGLQMGDKAPNLNLPANISVN; from the exons ATGCCGACGCCGGTGAGTACAGCGCGAGAATGCCTAACCGAAGAGTCCGCGCGTGTACTCGACGACGCCGTGTCCGTGGCTCGCCGCCGCAGCCACTCTCAGACGACGTCGTTGCATATCATCTCGGCGTTGCTTTCTATGCCTAATTCGACTTTGAAAGAGGCGTGTCAGCGGAACAGAGGCGGCGCGTACTCCCCACGCTTGCAGCTACGCGCGTTGGAGCTGTCCGTCGGAGTTTCGCTCGATAGATTACCGTCGGCGAAGACGCAAGATGAGAGTGAGTCTCTGCCGCCCATTTCGAATTCACTGATGGCGGCGATCAAACGGTCCCAAGCGAATCAGAGGAGGCATCCAGAGACCTTTCACCTGTACCAGCAGACACTGAATCAGACCCATCAGAACGGTGTCGTTTTATCGGTTAAAGTTGAGTTGAAACATTTTGTTTTGTCGATTTTGGATGACCCGATTGTGAGTCGGGTCTTGGGTGAAGCGGGTTTTCGGAGCTCCGACTTGAAAATTTCGATTCTTCAGCCGCCGGCTCAAATTAGGTACCCACCTCCTTTGTTTTTGTGTAATTTAGTTAATGATGAGTCCAAACGGTGTCGTTTTAGTTTCCCTTTTGCTATTGAGAGTGTTGATGAGAATTCCAAGAGGATTAGTGAAGTTCTTGTGAAAAAGAATAAGAAAAATCCGATCTTGATTGGGTTTTGTGCTAAAGATGCTTTAAAGGGGTTTAGGGAAAGTGTTAAGAATGGTAAAGTTGGAGTCCTGGACAAAAAGATTGAAGGGTTGAGCTCAATTTGTATCGAAGATGAGGTTTCGGAGTTTGTTTTAAAGAATGGGAGTGAGGAGATGATGGGGGGGAAGTTTGATGAGGTGGGTGATGTTTTGGAGAAGTGTAGAGGGTGTGGGGTGGTTGTTGATTTCGGAGAATTGGGGGTTTTTGTTAAGGGGGTTTCGATTGAGGGTTTGAGTTATGTAGTTTCGAGGTTAAGTAATTTGGTTCGGGTTTATGGTGAGAAGATTTGGTTGATGGGATTTGCGGAGAGTTATGAGATATATATGAAGTTTGTTGAAAGGTTTCCAACGATTGAGAAGGACTGGGATTTGCATATGCTTCCTATTACTGCGTCGACACCACTTAATGGAGGATCATACTCGAAATCCAG CTTGTTGGGGTCATTTGTACCTTTTGGTGGTTTCTTTCCTGCTCCGCCTGAGATCAACAATTTGCTAGAAAGCAGAAGCCAATCCGCACCTCGTTGTGACATGTGCAACAAAAAGTATGAACAGGAAGTGTCTTCTGTTCTCAAGGGAGGTTCAACTACTTCTGTTGCTGCGCAGGACCAACTTAATTTACCGTCTTGGTTGCAAATGGATGACATTGACAAATGCAAGAGTGCAAATCCATCAGAG GTCAGGGATGGCGGTGTACAAAATGCCCGACTCGCTGGGTTGCAAAGAAAGTGGAATGATATCTGTCAGCGACTTCACCATCCTCGGTCACTCCAGCAAGAAATGTCAAAGGTCGGGTCTTTACTTCCCGCTGTTGGGAGCTATCATTCTGATGCTAAAAGGAAAGATGACAATGGTAAGGATTGTTTGCTTAATGAATGCATAGGTGCAGATCCTTGTTCTTGCATTTCCTCAAGTTTCCCAAAGATTTCTTCGAGACCTAAACAATACATGGAAATACCTGTTACATCGGTGGCAGAAATTCCAGTTCTTCAGAATCAAGGGACAGTAGAAGTTTCAAGCATTCGGGAGCCAGAGATGAACCACAAGGAGCCATCTTACCCGATATGCAGTCCACTGCTTCAGCCTGGTCTTACATCTTCATCATCTGTTACCTCTTCTGTCACTACGGATCTGGGACTAGGAACGCTTTATGCATCTTGTGAGCAAGAGCATAGATCATCCAAGTCTCAGGATTTCAAAGAGCTTCCAAAAGTTTCATGGTATATACCTGCTAAGATTAGTGGGGATTGTACGCTTACTTCTGCTAACGATAGTATGCAAACATCTTTCCGTCCCAGTCTAGGAGGGCAGTCAGATGATAAAGATTTCAAGTACCTGTGGAAAGTTCTTTCTGATACAGTTGGCTGGCAAGAAGAAGCCATTTCCACCATTAGTCAAACTATATCTAGCTGCCGGAATGGTTATGGTAGACTTCGTGGTCAAACTTACAAGAGAGATATCTGGCTCAGCTTTCTTGGACCAGACAAAGTAGGAAAGAGAAGAATTGCTGGCGCACTTGCTCAAATCAGCAGGGGGGATTTGTTTTCTGTGGATCTAGATCCTGTCAATTGCTTCAGCCTCCAAAATTCCATCTTTGACTATCCAGATTCTAGCAGCAACAATTTGAGCATTAGGGGAAAGACTATTGTTGGCTATATAGCTGAAAAGTTAAGCAGGAAACCTTATTCAATCGTGCTGCTTGAAAATATTGATAAGGCTGATTTTATTACCCAGAGAAGCTTGACTCAGGCTATCAAAACTGGTAGGTTTCCAGATTCAGATGGACGAGAAATTAATATCAGCAATATGATCTTTGTGACTACTTTGAGTCGTGATATAAATGTTATGGAAAAAGGACCACCAAAATTTACAGAGAACAAAGTACTTGGTGCCAAAGGGTTGCAAATGAAAATTTTTGTTGAAGGCAATGCTGTGGATATTCCCAAAACTAGGAGTGAAAATGTGTTGTTAGAGCCAATGAAAGGAACTTCAAACCAGGTTTctgtaaataaaagaaaaattactGATGAAATTGGAAATTCACCGGAAGTAGTGAATCGATTTCAAAAAGTGTCGAGGACATGCCTCGATCTAAATCTCCCTGTAGAGGATACAGAAGACGATGATTACGGAGCATGTGATAGCCACTCTAGTTCTGAGTCCTCAGATGTTTGGTTGGAAGATTTTCTAGAACAAGTGGATCAAAAGGTGGTATTTAAACCATTTGATTTCGAAACACTGGCCCAGAAAATTTTGAAGAACATTGAGAAAAGCTTTAGGGAGACCATCGGATTCGATATTCTGCTGGAAATTGATTCAGAAGTAATGTTGCAAATGCTTGCAGCCGCTTGGTTATCGAATGAGAGAGCAGTGGAGAACTGGGTTGAGCAAGTTATTTGTAAAAGTTTTGTGGAAGTCAAGCAGAAGCACCATATAGCTAGTGGGTCTGTTCTAAAGCTAGTTGCTCTGGAAGGGCTTCAAATGGGAGATAAAGCCCCTAACCTCAACCTTCCTGCAAATATAAGTGTGAATTGA